A window of the Arenibacter algicola genome harbors these coding sequences:
- a CDS encoding SPOR domain-containing protein has product MPFIEESDLLELHKDIDKAQIINERLLDQIKYKNKELKRSKIQRNLFGSITVLFLIGTLAIFSYNAGFIRSSNYENRNNMSNNLLVSIDSLEVIKARIDNLKEQNEELSLVKEFYLAKKFLDKEKIYSVQVKSFVDNNITLASESLNNTIFVKTNPFYSYSLGNFETLEEARSFRFQLVKMGFEDAFVASYKEGKRLEIEDPY; this is encoded by the coding sequence ATGCCATTCATAGAGGAAAGTGATTTATTAGAATTGCATAAAGACATAGACAAGGCTCAAATCATAAATGAGCGTCTATTGGATCAAATAAAATACAAGAACAAGGAATTAAAGCGCAGTAAGATACAGCGAAATCTATTTGGCAGTATAACCGTGCTTTTTTTAATTGGCACACTGGCCATTTTCTCGTACAATGCAGGATTTATCAGATCTTCCAATTATGAGAACAGAAATAACATGAGCAATAACCTCTTGGTGTCCATAGATAGTCTGGAGGTGATAAAGGCCAGAATAGATAATCTTAAGGAACAGAACGAGGAACTAAGTCTCGTGAAGGAGTTTTATTTGGCTAAAAAGTTTTTGGATAAAGAAAAGATTTATTCCGTTCAGGTTAAGTCCTTTGTAGACAACAACATAACTCTTGCTTCAGAATCTCTCAACAATACAATATTCGTAAAAACCAATCCCTTTTATTCTTACTCTCTGGGAAATTTTGAAACCTTGGAAGAAGCCAGATCTTTTAGGTTCCAATTGGTGAAAATGGGTTTTGAGGATGCATTCGTTGCTTCGTACAAAGAAGGAAAGCGTTTAGAAATAGAAGACCCATATTAA